A genomic stretch from Thermoprotei archaeon includes:
- a CDS encoding HAD-IIB family hydrolase: MDVTLKKRYQTEVQVQALFLDYDGTISPLKVLRSESKVSSENMAVLQKISQQIPVAIITTKDLSFVTKRTPFAHAWSGLGGLEIKIGNVVTRVSCLTKMTKYLITALEYAKSLSGDDLVIEEKRDSKGVTVAFSVDWRHAKNRCKAEEIALKMISYFQTLPIVTIKYEGQPFFDVFPCPVNKGKALLKLKQKLGLRNGILYMGDSIVDNAAFQVADIAVGVIHEETPESLICEYFVKFEDVAAFLSDLLKNSFRFSPKLPMILHRTEAIQYIRRRRFK; the protein is encoded by the coding sequence GTGGATGTTACCTTGAAAAAAAGGTATCAAACTGAAGTCCAAGTACAAGCGTTATTCCTAGACTATGATGGTACAATAAGTCCTTTAAAGGTTCTTAGATCCGAATCTAAGGTGTCTTCAGAAAACATGGCGGTTCTTCAAAAAATCAGCCAACAAATACCAGTAGCCATAATAACTACTAAGGACCTATCGTTTGTGACCAAAAGAACTCCCTTTGCTCATGCATGGTCTGGGTTGGGAGGGTTGGAAATTAAGATTGGTAATGTGGTGACTAGGGTATCTTGCCTAACAAAAATGACAAAGTATTTGATAACTGCGTTAGAATATGCAAAGAGTCTTTCTGGTGATGACTTGGTAATTGAAGAGAAGCGAGATTCTAAGGGAGTTACCGTAGCTTTTTCTGTTGACTGGCGACATGCCAAAAACAGATGTAAAGCAGAAGAAATAGCTTTGAAGATGATTTCTTACTTTCAAACATTACCCATAGTCACGATTAAATATGAAGGACAACCTTTTTTTGACGTTTTTCCATGCCCTGTTAACAAGGGTAAAGCCTTATTAAAATTGAAGCAGAAACTTGGTTTGCGCAATGGTATTTTATACATGGGTGATTCGATAGTTGATAATGCCGCTTTTCAAGTGGCAGATATTGCTGTAGGGGTAATACATGAAGAAACGCCGGAGAGTCTTATTTGTGAGTACTTCGTGAAATTCGAAGATGTGGCCGCCTTTCTCAGTGACCTCTTGAAGAATAGTTTTCGCTTTAGCCCAAAATTGCCTATGATTCTGCATAGAACCGAAGCAATTCAATACATTCGACGAAGAAGATTCAAGTGA
- a CDS encoding mechanosensitive ion channel family protein, with amino-acid sequence MILIMGFLLRLCNIFSGLMLIASRPFHIGDRIALITWQYGKFPPSLSHGWLEPSYTGYVKEITLVYTKILTDSNVLVTVPNGIASQSLILNLSHDEHSHVGTQFEVPIHVDPDELHKSLNSQLSRMPDFKGEEESFELLDISPSAYIVEVTYKVNKDSERDMKTFLLRAIRLALTSTYENNVKQS; translated from the coding sequence ATGATTTTAATCATGGGCTTTCTGCTACGTCTCTGTAACATCTTCTCGGGACTGATGTTAATCGCATCCCGACCATTCCACATCGGTGATAGGATAGCGCTAATCACGTGGCAATACGGCAAGTTCCCACCCTCACTCTCTCACGGATGGTTGGAGCCCAGCTACACCGGATACGTGAAAGAGATCACGTTGGTGTACACCAAGATTCTGACCGATTCGAATGTTCTAGTCACGGTTCCTAATGGGATTGCGTCACAATCTCTTATTTTAAATCTTAGCCACGATGAGCATAGTCACGTCGGAACTCAATTCGAGGTCCCTATACACGTAGATCCCGACGAGCTACACAAAAGCCTAAATTCCCAACTATCTAGAATGCCAGACTTCAAAGGAGAGGAAGAGAGTTTCGAACTCCTAGATATATCTCCATCCGCATACATTGTGGAGGTTACCTACAAAGTTAACAAAGATTCTGAAAGAGACATGAAAACGTTCTTACTCAGAGCAATTCGATTGGCCCTTACAAGCACTTACGAGAACAATGTGAAACAATCGTAA
- a CDS encoding transposase — translation MGIRWIATTVNSSNPKPKFYGRELRRVKGHFFYLRFFYLRRSLALKRAYRTIKKIGRKERRVVSDILHKVSRSIVNEALANDSMIVLGKLKGIRRNGRGRTFKRKLNNGFPYYRLSQFIEYKARWRRIKVVKISERNTSKLCHKCGHRGLRVGSLFKCQNCGYECHADYNGAMNILKRGMSYMLMPGGELTHPELGRMKVYESPTNRESPGFSRGECQHIRINCSCNTV, via the coding sequence ATGGGGATACGATGGATAGCCACAACAGTCAACTCAAGCAATCCAAAACCGAAGTTCTATGGAAGGGAGCTTAGGAGGGTTAAGGGGCATTTCTTCTACCTTAGATTCTTCTACCTTAGAAGGTCTTTAGCTTTAAAGAGGGCCTACAGAACCATAAAGAAGATTGGGCGTAAAGAGAGAAGAGTGGTTAGCGATATCCTGCATAAGGTTAGCAGATCCATAGTCAACGAAGCTTTGGCGAACGACTCCATGATAGTTCTTGGAAAACTCAAGGGCATAAGACGAAACGGCAGAGGTAGGACCTTCAAAAGAAAGCTCAACAACGGATTCCCATATTATAGGCTGAGCCAATTCATAGAGTATAAGGCGAGATGGCGCAGAATCAAAGTCGTTAAGATAAGCGAGAGGAACACTTCAAAGCTATGCCATAAATGCGGACATAGGGGGCTTCGAGTCGGAAGCCTCTTCAAATGCCAAAATTGTGGCTATGAATGTCATGCAGACTATAATGGAGCAATGAACATCCTTAAGCGGGGCATGAGCTATATGCTCATGCCAGGGGGTGAGTTGACACACCCCGAACTTGGTAGGATGAAGGTATATGAAAGCCCAACGAACCGAGAATCTCCCGGCTTCAGCCGTGGAGAGTGTCAACATATAAGAATTAATTGTTCTTGCAATACAGTCTAA
- a CDS encoding glycosyltransferase, producing the protein MLRKRIGVIMYQTSNSKGQELVAQRMVREFIKLGHKAYLITSIYHDGMEVVSQENLRKIGGYMYTEDKELGIPIIRVDSYVVGWPPRRIFFRDFISTLERIVNRFKLDVLITHSTLWNGPEEVAKFIEWRREMKNIGGYQDPLVFCHMSHFQEPSPKRYSLIERSFRISWNRLTLPQIFSTANLILVVTPLEREAKVKMGAKAEKCFLFPGGVDDEMFLRYANVDVKSFFKRLKIKENTKIVSYLGSLEERKNPLAVLKVAEKLQERKDVHFVIAGRGDSPYAKKVIKTANSLPNVTYLGEISEQEKVLLIKASYLNIILSRLEALGLTQLEFMYLGVPVITSAVGGQAWLIRNGVEGIHVNGPDDIEGAAAAIIRLVDNPTLWNTLSSNAKKKAMSLTISKLVAELDEAITKELIKERGLTKIPSEARVTLGEPEHVLRSWSSGSWGVVATGQRLFIRRGIVSRKVTEVPYVNISSIEYMRRYPWKTLVVGLVISLLFFIKPFLRSIFSRAFISSLEQLIRFLLGDAFLQSPFLDIIPIIPLLIAIIAFTVQSRTGFVLRGPGIGSLYLPRKFQEAITFIRSIQNGQLLKEKRE; encoded by the coding sequence ATGCTAAGGAAGCGAATAGGAGTTATAATGTATCAGACAAGTAATAGCAAGGGACAAGAGTTAGTTGCTCAGAGAATGGTACGTGAATTCATTAAGCTTGGACATAAAGCGTATCTTATCACCAGCATCTATCATGATGGAATGGAAGTGGTTTCGCAAGAGAACTTGAGAAAAATTGGAGGGTATATGTATACAGAAGACAAAGAACTTGGCATACCTATAATCCGCGTGGACAGTTATGTTGTAGGATGGCCCCCTCGACGCATATTCTTCAGGGATTTTATTTCGACGTTGGAAAGAATTGTTAACAGGTTCAAGCTTGATGTCCTTATTACTCACAGCACTTTGTGGAATGGCCCGGAAGAAGTTGCCAAGTTTATAGAATGGCGGCGTGAGATGAAGAATATAGGTGGATATCAAGACCCTCTTGTGTTCTGTCATATGTCTCATTTCCAAGAGCCCTCACCCAAAAGATACTCTTTAATCGAACGATCCTTCAGAATCTCCTGGAACAGGCTCACACTTCCACAGATCTTTTCAACTGCTAATCTTATTCTTGTTGTAACACCTCTGGAGAGGGAAGCCAAAGTTAAGATGGGTGCTAAAGCCGAGAAATGTTTCCTGTTTCCAGGTGGCGTTGATGATGAAATGTTTCTACGTTATGCAAATGTCGATGTCAAAAGCTTCTTTAAACGACTTAAAATCAAAGAGAACACAAAAATAGTATCCTACCTTGGAAGCCTTGAGGAGCGTAAGAACCCCCTGGCGGTCTTAAAGGTAGCTGAAAAGCTTCAAGAAAGGAAAGACGTACACTTTGTCATAGCCGGAAGAGGTGATTCGCCTTATGCCAAAAAAGTCATTAAAACAGCTAACAGTTTACCGAATGTAACTTACCTTGGCGAAATAAGTGAGCAAGAGAAAGTGCTACTTATCAAAGCTTCTTACCTTAATATCATCTTGAGTCGGCTAGAAGCGTTAGGGTTAACTCAACTTGAATTCATGTACTTGGGCGTTCCAGTAATCACCTCAGCAGTTGGGGGGCAAGCATGGCTTATTCGAAACGGAGTAGAAGGTATTCACGTAAATGGACCGGATGATATAGAAGGCGCAGCAGCTGCTATTATTAGACTAGTTGATAATCCGACCCTTTGGAATACACTCTCATCTAACGCCAAAAAAAAGGCAATGAGTCTAACTATATCAAAGCTGGTAGCGGAGCTTGATGAAGCTATAACCAAAGAGTTAATCAAAGAAAGAGGCTTAACTAAGATCCCGAGCGAGGCTCGCGTTACTCTAGGCGAGCCGGAGCACGTTTTGAGGAGCTGGTCATCGGGAAGTTGGGGAGTGGTAGCTACAGGACAAAGGCTCTTCATCAGAAGAGGTATCGTTTCTAGAAAGGTCACCGAAGTCCCTTATGTAAATATCTCGTCAATAGAGTACATGCGAAGATATCCATGGAAAACTCTTGTAGTAGGCTTAGTGATTTCTCTCCTCTTTTTTATTAAGCCCTTTTTAAGATCAATTTTTTCGAGGGCTTTCATATCGAGTCTTGAACAGTTAATACGCTTTCTCCTTGGAGATGCATTCCTGCAATCTCCATTCTTGGACATCATCCCTATAATCCCCCTTCTAATAGCGATTATTGCATTTACAGTCCAATCAAGAACTGGATTCGTTCTTCGAGGGCCTGGAATAGGTTCGTTGTATCTGCCGCGCAAATTTCAGGAAGCCATAACCTTTATAAGGAGCATTCAAAACGGACAACTTCTGAAAGAAAAAAGAGAATAA
- a CDS encoding DUF1922 domain-containing protein, producing MYRFVIVICPNCGEIQAVESRFRTKTCSKCGHKFELSRAKILAGADDAYEITRYTIKLKELKYKEYNK from the coding sequence ATGTATAGGTTTGTTATAGTTATCTGTCCTAACTGTGGTGAAATACAAGCGGTCGAATCTAGATTTAGAACTAAAACATGCAGCAAATGTGGTCATAAGTTTGAGCTTTCTAGAGCTAAAATACTAGCTGGTGCAGATGATGCTTATGAAATCACCCGTTATACAATAAAATTAAAAGAATTAAAATATAAGGAATATAACAAATAG
- a CDS encoding tRNA (adenine-N1)-methyltransferase, whose translation MNPLVNSSVGDKISVNDTVLLILDVRRKYLIKVRESGELHTHKGIIKHSDLIGVSYGSAVVSSMGYKFYVARPMIKDYIEKFARRTQIIYPKDAAYILVVGNIGPGGRVVEAGTGSGALTCMLANVVRPDGHVYSYEIREEFLREAEKNVEKAGLRDWVTFKLKDITKGIDEKDLDAVILDMPDPWLVVSNAKKSLKGSAPLISFLPTTNQIMKLLPYLKAEGFFDIHVTELIEREYQSEPDKLRPRNIIIGHTGYIVYARTPHA comes from the coding sequence ATGAATCCTCTTGTAAATAGTAGTGTGGGTGACAAAATTTCTGTGAATGATACAGTTTTACTTATACTAGATGTTCGAAGGAAGTATCTTATTAAGGTGCGTGAGAGTGGTGAGCTTCATACTCATAAAGGTATAATTAAACATTCGGATCTGATAGGGGTATCGTATGGATCAGCTGTTGTTAGTAGTATGGGTTATAAATTTTATGTTGCGAGACCGATGATTAAGGATTATATTGAAAAATTCGCTCGAAGAACGCAGATTATTTATCCTAAAGATGCAGCCTATATACTTGTAGTAGGAAATATAGGTCCTGGAGGTCGTGTTGTGGAGGCTGGCACTGGTAGTGGAGCATTGACGTGTATGTTGGCAAATGTTGTCAGACCAGATGGTCATGTATACAGTTATGAAATAAGGGAAGAATTTCTTAGGGAGGCAGAGAAGAATGTTGAAAAAGCTGGCTTAAGAGATTGGGTTACTTTTAAATTGAAGGATATCACAAAAGGTATTGATGAAAAAGATCTGGATGCAGTAATCTTGGATATGCCAGATCCGTGGTTAGTTGTCAGTAATGCAAAAAAGTCATTAAAAGGTTCAGCTCCTTTGATTTCATTTTTACCTACAACTAACCAAATTATGAAGCTTTTACCTTATCTCAAGGCAGAGGGATTCTTTGATATACATGTCACAGAACTTATTGAGAGAGAATATCAATCAGAACCAGATAAGTTAAGGCCCAGAAATATTATTATCGGGCATACAGGTTACATTGTTTACGCTCGAACTCCTCATGCATAA
- a CDS encoding NUDIX domain-containing protein — protein sequence MCDKNYPEATVGSLVVRSDGKILLVKSHKWNNYFSVPGGHIEFGEKAEDAIKREVLEETGLDVEVIGLLMVQQAINPEGYYKKNVHYIFLDYLCKAKTADVKLDNKELQDYLWIDPKDALKLNLEPYTRKLLEKYIKEYLTSP from the coding sequence ATGTGTGACAAAAATTATCCAGAGGCAACCGTAGGAAGTCTTGTAGTGAGATCTGATGGAAAAATACTACTAGTGAAATCACACAAGTGGAACAATTACTTTTCAGTCCCTGGTGGACATATAGAATTTGGAGAGAAAGCTGAAGATGCGATAAAGAGGGAGGTGCTAGAGGAGACAGGTCTAGATGTAGAGGTCATAGGGTTACTTATGGTCCAGCAGGCTATAAACCCTGAAGGTTATTATAAGAAGAATGTTCATTACATATTCCTCGATTACCTATGCAAAGCAAAAACTGCAGATGTAAAACTTGATAACAAGGAACTTCAAGATTATCTGTGGATAGATCCAAAAGATGCATTAAAGTTAAACTTAGAACCATACACAAGAAAACTACTAGAAAAATACATTAAAGAATACTTAACTTCTCCCTAA
- a CDS encoding iron-sulfur cluster assembly protein, translating to MDSEELKEKILDALKSVYDPEIPINVVDLGLVYDIHIDDNKNVKIKLGVTAPGCPVTGFLVETATATVKSNVPEVNEVEVEIAFDPPWTPYKMTKEGRNLFKTLYGYDIVEQYEQMYGIRDANE from the coding sequence TTGGATAGTGAGGAACTTAAGGAAAAAATTTTAGATGCTTTAAAGAGTGTTTATGATCCTGAGATCCCGATAAATGTTGTAGATCTTGGTCTTGTATATGATATACATATCGATGACAATAAAAATGTAAAAATCAAACTCGGTGTTACTGCTCCAGGATGTCCTGTTACAGGATTCTTAGTTGAAACTGCAACAGCAACAGTCAAAAGTAATGTTCCGGAAGTAAATGAAGTTGAGGTTGAGATTGCCTTCGATCCGCCATGGACACCATACAAGATGACTAAGGAAGGGAGAAATCTTTTCAAAACTCTCTATGGTTATGATATAGTTGAGCAATATGAACAAATGTATGGTATTCGAGACGCAAATGAGTGA
- a CDS encoding DUF5752 family protein, with amino-acid sequence MIKKVISYENILRRVDDEKAFYFYKDVNVYTGIKANSLEELATVLSTLPADVIDFHLKRGDFERWIKDVFGDETLSKNILKIREGGFAGDDAKKQLVRVISRRLKDLQRRITKVSS; translated from the coding sequence ATGATAAAGAAGGTTATAAGTTATGAAAACATATTAAGGAGAGTTGATGATGAGAAAGCATTTTATTTTTATAAGGATGTTAATGTGTATACGGGAATTAAAGCTAATAGCCTTGAAGAGCTTGCGACTGTTTTGTCTACGTTGCCTGCTGATGTGATAGATTTTCATTTAAAAAGGGGAGATTTTGAAAGGTGGATTAAGGATGTATTTGGTGATGAGACATTAAGTAAGAATATTTTAAAAATTAGGGAAGGGGGTTTTGCTGGTGATGATGCTAAAAAACAGCTTGTTAGAGTTATTAGTAGAAGACTGAAAGATTTGCAGAGGAGGATAACGAAGGTTTCTTCATAG
- a CDS encoding inositol monophosphatase, producing the protein MNEESLHKLIERALLNARQMILKTINNTKTIGVNRFGDITFNIDVNAENAIINEFKMTGEGFTIITEESGIVNINNGGKIVVVDPLDGSRNAIKGIPTYSISIAIADGRKISNIIASGIIDVTHGDIIHADQDGVFFNKEIRKPSNVIDLKSAYISIVIKLSELENPEKYSEKIIRLLKNIGYPRFMGSAALESAYVSIGLLDAFVDIIPRLRVVDLAASLHMARVSGAYAKLINIKEELDLTYEGRISCIIASNEKLASEIIKLAL; encoded by the coding sequence ATGAACGAGGAAAGCTTGCACAAGTTAATAGAGCGTGCACTTTTAAACGCAAGACAAATGATTCTTAAGACAATAAATAATACAAAAACTATTGGAGTTAATAGATTTGGTGATATAACGTTCAACATTGATGTAAATGCAGAAAACGCCATAATAAATGAATTTAAAATGACTGGTGAAGGCTTCACAATAATAACTGAAGAATCAGGCATAGTAAACATAAACAATGGTGGAAAAATAGTAGTAGTCGACCCACTAGATGGAAGCCGTAACGCCATAAAAGGTATACCAACCTATAGTATTTCAATAGCTATTGCTGACGGTAGGAAAATCTCTAACATAATCGCATCAGGCATCATTGATGTAACTCATGGTGATATAATACATGCAGATCAAGATGGAGTTTTCTTCAACAAGGAAATCAGAAAACCCTCTAATGTAATAGACCTCAAATCAGCATACATAAGTATAGTAATTAAATTATCAGAACTAGAAAATCCAGAAAAATACAGTGAAAAGATTATCCGATTACTTAAAAATATAGGTTACCCAAGATTTATGGGAAGCGCAGCTCTAGAATCAGCATATGTTTCAATTGGGCTTCTCGACGCATTCGTTGACATAATACCGCGATTACGAGTCGTTGACCTAGCCGCATCATTACACATGGCCAGAGTATCAGGCGCCTATGCAAAATTAATCAACATAAAAGAAGAACTTGATCTAACATACGAAGGAAGAATAAGTTGCATAATAGCATCAAACGAAAAACTAGCTTCCGAGATAATCAAACTAGCACTATGA
- a CDS encoding transposase, translating into MTVVGRVFRPNERKVLALNRCLSEYFGLVKWYLSLNNTSKTYLHRNGYSYARESFELSSALIQTARDKAVEILKSFKENRKKNSVLKLKRISIRFDRRCYRFSKTTNVLTPYWLTLTLNRNRVSLPIVFGRHQRDRIESALSGEWSFTTVEMVKRDGEWFAHFVLKKTVTLEDKPQTVIGIDIGEVNLATAVALTDKPHKGQFWRGSEIKRLRGLYNHLRRRLGEKKLLKKIKTIGGKERRKVNQQLHIIANQVVEYAKQFPKPVIAMEGLKGLRGNMDFSKRMNRRVHSMPYRRLQTYIEYKASIEGIGVRYVKAKDTSRTCHRCGYVTQKINGREFRCPRCGLIYNRDLNGAISIAQAVKSDLGWRSCEPRKPADATGSVKLRANAGISRL; encoded by the coding sequence TTGACGGTTGTAGGGAGGGTTTTTAGACCTAACGAGCGGAAGGTTTTAGCCTTAAACAGATGTCTTAGCGAATACTTTGGGCTTGTGAAATGGTATCTATCCTTGAATAATACCTCTAAGACATACTTGCATAGAAACGGTTATAGCTACGCCAGAGAGAGCTTCGAACTTAGCTCAGCACTGATACAAACGGCAAGAGACAAAGCTGTAGAGATTCTTAAAAGTTTCAAGGAGAACAGAAAGAAAAACAGTGTTTTAAAGTTGAAAAGAATCTCCATAAGGTTTGATAGGCGATGCTATCGATTTTCAAAGACAACCAATGTCTTAACTCCATACTGGCTAACTCTGACCTTAAATCGCAATAGAGTAAGCCTTCCAATAGTCTTCGGAAGGCATCAAAGAGATAGGATTGAATCGGCACTAAGCGGAGAATGGTCCTTCACTACCGTTGAGATGGTTAAGCGAGATGGAGAATGGTTTGCCCATTTTGTTCTAAAGAAGACTGTTACTCTTGAAGACAAACCTCAAACAGTAATTGGCATAGATATTGGAGAAGTTAACCTCGCAACAGCTGTAGCTTTAACAGACAAGCCACATAAAGGACAATTTTGGAGAGGCTCAGAGATAAAGCGATTAAGAGGACTATACAATCACCTTAGAAGAAGGCTTGGAGAGAAGAAATTACTAAAGAAGATTAAGACGATTGGTGGGAAAGAGAGACGTAAAGTGAATCAACAGTTACACATCATAGCAAACCAAGTGGTTGAATATGCTAAACAGTTTCCTAAACCTGTAATAGCAATGGAAGGCTTGAAGGGTCTGAGAGGAAATATGGATTTCTCAAAGAGAATGAATAGGAGAGTGCACTCAATGCCCTATCGTAGACTGCAAACTTACATAGAATATAAGGCTAGCATTGAAGGAATAGGAGTTCGTTACGTAAAAGCTAAGGACACCTCAAGGACTTGTCATAGATGTGGGTATGTTACCCAAAAGATAAATGGAAGAGAATTTAGATGCCCAAGATGCGGGCTAATCTACAATAGAGATTTGAATGGAGCCATAAGCATAGCCCAAGCCGTAAAGAGCGACTTGGGATGGCGGAGCTGTGAGCCCCGCAAACCAGCAGATGCGACTGGAAGCGTAAAGCTCCGGGCAAACGCTGGAATCTCCCGGCTTTAG